The proteins below are encoded in one region of Xenopus laevis strain J_2021 chromosome 8L, Xenopus_laevis_v10.1, whole genome shotgun sequence:
- the bcap31.L gene encoding B cell receptor associated protein 31 L homeolog (The RefSeq protein has 1 substitution compared to this genomic sequence): MSLQWTAVATFLYVEVFLVLLLCIPFISPTRWQKIFKSRLVQLLVSYGNTFFLVLIVILVLLLLDALREIQKYGVGEQVDLKNNPVAVEHIHMKLFRAQRNLYIAGFSLLLSILLRRLVMLISKQATLLASNEAFRKQAESASDAAKKYMEENDKLKKELKSLGVEVSDLPDTNVEEDNKKLKGEVRKLKEELESAKKTLHKSESEVVAIKKQCEGLTKEYDRLLDEHSKLQAQADGPKDKKDD, encoded by the exons ATGAGTCTACAGTGGACGGCTGTCGCAACCTTTCTGTATGTGGAAGTGTTTTTAGTGTTGCTGCTGTGCATTCCCTTCATTTCCCCCACAAG ATGGCAGAAAATCTTCAAATCTCGCCTGGTCCAATTGTTAGTGTCATATGGGAACACGTTCTTCCTCGTCCTGATAGTGATTCTGGTGCTGTTATTACTAG ATGCACTTCGGGAAATCCAGAAATATGGAGTCGGGGAGCAGGTGGATCTTAAGAATAACCCAGTGGCCGTCGAGCACATTCACATGAAACTCTTCCGAGCTCAACGCAATCTGTATATCGCCGGCTTCTCCCTGCTCCTCTCAAT CCTCCTGAGGCGCTTGGTTATGCTCATCTCCAAACAGGCTACTCTCTTGGCATCTAACGAGGCCTTCAGGAAGCAGGCAGAGAGTGCCAGTGATGCAGCCAAAAAGTACATGGAGGAAAATGACAAGCTAAAGAAG GAACTGAAATCTTTGGGAGTAGAAGTGAGTGACCTGCCCGACACCAATGTTGAGGAGGATAACaagaagcttaaaggagaagtgcgCAAGCTTAAGGAGGAGCTGAAATCCGCTAAGAAAA CCCTGCACAAGTCCGAGAGTGAGGTCGTCGCTATCAAGAAGCAGTGTGAGGGTTTAACCAAGGAGTATGACCGGCTTCTGGATGAGCATTCTAAGCTTCAG GCGCAGGCAGATGGACCAAAGGACAAGAAGGACGACTGA
- the bcap31.L gene encoding B cell receptor associated protein 31 L homeolog isoform X1, whose amino-acid sequence MSLQWTAVATFLYVEVFLVLLLCIPFISPTRWQKIFKSRLVQLLVSYGNTFFLVLIVILVLLLLDALREIQKYGVGEQVDLKNNPVAVEHIHMKLFRAQRNLYIAGFSLLLSILLRRLVMLISKQATLLASNEAFRKQAESASDAAKKYMEENDKLKKELKSLGVEVSDLPDTNVEEDNKKLKGEVRKLKEELKSAKKTLHKSESEVVAIKKQCEGLTKEYDRLLDEHSKLQAQADGPKDKKDD is encoded by the exons ATGAGTCTACAGTGGACGGCTGTCGCAACCTTTCTGTATGTGGAAGTGTTTTTAGTGTTGCTGCTGTGCATTCCCTTCATTTCCCCCACAAG ATGGCAGAAAATCTTCAAATCTCGCCTGGTCCAATTGTTAGTGTCATATGGGAACACGTTCTTCCTCGTCCTGATAGTGATTCTGGTGCTGTTATTACTAG ATGCACTTCGGGAAATCCAGAAATATGGAGTCGGGGAGCAGGTGGATCTTAAGAATAACCCAGTGGCCGTCGAGCACATTCACATGAAACTCTTCCGAGCTCAACGCAATCTGTATATCGCCGGCTTCTCCCTGCTCCTCTCAAT CCTCCTGAGGCGCTTGGTTATGCTCATCTCCAAACAGGCTACTCTCTTGGCATCTAACGAGGCCTTCAGGAAGCAGGCAGAGAGTGCCAGTGATGCAGCCAAAAAGTACATGGAGGAAAATGACAAGCTAAAGAAG GAACTGAAATCTTTGGGAGTAGAAGTGAGTGACCTGCCCGACACCAATGTTGAGGAGGATAACaagaagcttaaaggagaagtgcgCAAGCTTAAGGAGGAGCTGAAATCCGCTAAGAAAA CCCTGCACAAGTCCGAGAGTGAGGTCGTCGCTATCAAGAAGCAGTGTGAGGGTTTAACCAAGGAGTATGACCGGCTTCTGGATGAGCATTCTAAGCTTCAG GCGCAGGCAGATGGACCAAAGGACAAGAAGGACGACTGA